The Thiosulfativibrio zosterae genome has a window encoding:
- the rluB gene encoding 23S rRNA pseudouridine(2605) synthase RluB: MTEQTSTHPSPKAPTVAGEKLQKILARAGFGSRRSVEEMISQGLVKVNGRTATLGDRAMPADTLKVNDQLVKETRLEKQATKVILYNKPEGEICSRKDEKGRETIFDHLPRIYNGRWVSIGRLDINTAGLLILTNNGELANRMMHPSYEVEREYSVRVFGEITEEILNNLRKGVMLEDGMAKFERITKLPQQDDDSINQWYKVIIKEGRNREVRRIWESQGVQVNRLIRTRYGNFTLPRSLRRSKTEELTWKQVNQLLKSLDLPEEPRPDLRHAATLRERERNRKGPKSSARRPSIKTTAKKPTRQHSK, encoded by the coding sequence ATGACCGAACAAACATCTACTCATCCTTCTCCTAAAGCACCGACAGTGGCGGGTGAAAAACTTCAAAAAATTCTAGCGCGTGCCGGGTTTGGTTCGCGTCGCTCTGTTGAGGAAATGATCTCTCAAGGTTTGGTTAAAGTGAATGGTAGAACAGCGACTTTAGGTGATCGAGCCATGCCCGCGGATACCTTAAAAGTGAATGACCAATTGGTTAAAGAAACGCGCTTAGAAAAACAAGCCACCAAGGTGATTTTGTATAACAAACCCGAAGGTGAAATTTGTTCTCGTAAAGATGAAAAAGGTCGTGAAACCATTTTTGATCATTTGCCCAGAATTTATAATGGCCGCTGGGTCAGTATTGGGCGTTTAGACATCAATACCGCTGGCTTATTGATTTTGACCAATAACGGCGAACTCGCAAACCGTATGATGCATCCATCCTATGAAGTTGAGCGTGAATATTCTGTTCGTGTGTTTGGAGAAATCACTGAAGAAATTTTAAACAACCTCCGTAAAGGCGTGATGTTAGAAGATGGCATGGCTAAATTTGAACGCATCACGAAACTACCGCAACAAGATGATGACTCCATTAACCAATGGTATAAGGTTATTATTAAAGAAGGGCGCAACCGAGAAGTGCGTCGTATCTGGGAATCGCAAGGCGTTCAAGTGAATCGTTTGATTCGAACGCGTTATGGCAACTTTACTTTACCCCGCAGTCTTCGCCGCTCTAAAACGGAAGAGTTAACTTGGAAACAAGTTAATCAACTGCTTAAAAGTTTAGATTTGCCTGAAGAGCCACGCCCAGATTTGCGTCATGCCGCTACTTTGAGAGAGCGTGAACGCAATCGTAAAGGTCCTAAGTCTTCTGCAAGAAGACCTTCTATTAAAACAACAGCAAAAAAACCAACTCGCCAACATTCTAAGTAA
- a CDS encoding site-2 protease family protein yields the protein MDELTLMQKIAVWTIPVILAITVHEVAHGWVASKLGDKTAQILGRLTLNPIKHIDPVGTILVPAVLLVLGGFVFGWAKAVPVNMNNLHRPKTDMAWVAIAGPASNLIMAIIWVLIAKLGLILEPSMPGIGQFLTYSGLAGVAINLILLVLNLIPIPPLDGSRVLSAVLPNRLAYTYNRLEPYGFFIILGLLFLGFLGPILSGPYVAIQQFLFSMVGL from the coding sequence ATGGATGAGCTGACGCTGATGCAAAAAATAGCCGTATGGACCATTCCGGTTATTTTAGCGATTACAGTTCACGAGGTTGCCCATGGGTGGGTTGCCTCTAAATTAGGTGACAAAACTGCACAAATATTGGGTCGTTTAACCTTAAATCCTATCAAACATATTGATCCGGTAGGGACGATTCTTGTGCCGGCTGTGCTACTCGTTTTAGGTGGTTTTGTGTTTGGTTGGGCTAAAGCTGTGCCGGTGAATATGAACAATTTACATCGTCCTAAAACCGATATGGCTTGGGTTGCCATTGCTGGCCCCGCCTCAAATTTAATCATGGCGATTATTTGGGTATTGATTGCCAAACTGGGCTTAATTCTAGAGCCTAGCATGCCAGGCATAGGGCAATTTTTGACCTACAGTGGTTTAGCGGGTGTGGCGATTAATTTAATATTATTGGTGCTGAATCTGATCCCCATTCCACCTTTAGACGGCAGTCGAGTGTTGTCTGCTGTGTTACCCAATCGCTTGGCTTATACATACAATCGTTTGGAGCCTTATGGTTTTTTTATTATTTTAGGCTTATTATTTTTAGGCTTTCTGGGTCCGATTTTGTCTGGGCCTTATGTTGCAATACAACAATTCTTATTCTCTATGGTTGGACTCTAA
- a CDS encoding L-threonylcarbamoyladenylate synthase yields the protein MSRDSRYISVHDVNPQPRLLQQVVEILEKDGVIAYPTESGYALGCLLESKQGADRIREIRRLEPNHDFTLMCQDLSNLSHYAKVGNVQYRYLKNHLPGPYTFILPASREVPRRLQTPKKKTIGLRVTPNVVTNALLAYFEHPLISVSLILPGEDHPMTDGWTIQETLGHALDAVLDGGYSGHEPTTVIDFTEDVPVLVRQGQGIFQE from the coding sequence GTGAGTCGAGACAGTCGTTATATCAGTGTTCATGATGTGAACCCGCAACCTCGCTTGTTACAGCAGGTGGTCGAAATTTTAGAAAAAGATGGTGTGATTGCCTATCCAACAGAGTCGGGCTATGCCCTAGGTTGTTTATTAGAGAGCAAACAAGGTGCTGATAGAATTCGTGAAATTCGTCGTTTAGAACCTAATCACGACTTTACACTTATGTGCCAAGATTTAAGCAATTTGTCACATTACGCTAAAGTGGGCAATGTGCAATATCGTTACCTCAAAAACCATTTACCAGGGCCTTATACTTTTATTTTACCGGCCAGCAGAGAAGTACCGCGCCGTTTGCAAACCCCCAAAAAGAAAACCATTGGGTTAAGAGTGACCCCAAATGTGGTCACCAATGCGTTATTGGCCTATTTTGAACATCCTTTAATCAGTGTATCTCTTATTTTGCCGGGTGAAGATCATCCCATGACAGATGGTTGGACAATCCAAGAAACTTTAGGGCATGCGCTAGATGCCGTTTTGGATGGCGGTTACAGTGGGCACGAGCCGACGACTGTGATTGATTTTACGGAGGATGTTCCGGTGTTAGTTCGTCAAGGACAAGGAATTTTTCAGGAATGA
- a CDS encoding fused response regulator/phosphatase, with translation MNTQKRHKILAVDDEPLNLFLLAELLEESYEVTTATSGEDCLEILNDMRPDLMLLDVNMPGMDGYELCGKIKALPHFKDVPILFLSAMNFIENELSGLKAGAVDYIVKPFSGPILLSRINTHIQLRSATQKLVFEQNRIGDIVQKMSEDSRFYAKNIEAFIKPMEATNGDVVFSGLTPDNRQLILLGDFTGHGLAAALCGSVVSTLFYTQVSHGISGQQMVVTLNQELAEKLPAYMFMVGTLIEFELSTKVIRVWNFGLPNVLHYHAGVLKQSCASNSLPLGVMAGKDFNVPFYECTINQNDQLFVFSDGLTEMTNPQGDMLEEEGLQAYLEQEYQSGLPLHAQIEAFINRFSQRQQFDDDITFLSFKTLS, from the coding sequence TTGAACACTCAAAAACGCCATAAAATTTTGGCAGTGGATGATGAGCCATTAAACTTATTTTTATTGGCGGAGCTACTTGAGGAATCTTATGAGGTAACCACGGCCACTTCTGGTGAAGATTGCCTTGAGATACTGAATGATATGCGGCCTGATTTGATGCTGTTAGATGTCAACATGCCAGGCATGGATGGTTATGAGCTCTGCGGAAAAATTAAAGCCTTACCGCACTTTAAAGATGTTCCCATCCTATTCTTGTCAGCCATGAACTTTATTGAAAACGAATTGAGCGGTTTGAAAGCCGGCGCGGTAGACTATATTGTTAAGCCCTTTTCTGGCCCCATTTTGTTATCTAGAATTAATACCCATATTCAGCTTAGAAGTGCTACGCAAAAATTAGTGTTTGAACAAAACAGGATTGGCGACATCGTTCAAAAAATGTCGGAAGATTCTCGTTTTTATGCCAAAAATATTGAGGCATTTATTAAGCCGATGGAAGCCACTAATGGTGATGTGGTTTTCTCTGGTTTAACGCCGGATAATCGACAATTGATTTTACTTGGCGACTTTACCGGACATGGCCTTGCGGCAGCTTTGTGTGGTTCTGTGGTTTCTACCCTATTTTACACACAAGTTTCTCACGGCATTTCTGGACAGCAAATGGTTGTGACCCTCAATCAAGAGTTGGCTGAAAAGCTTCCCGCCTATATGTTTATGGTGGGCACTTTGATAGAGTTTGAGTTGTCTACCAAAGTCATCAGGGTTTGGAATTTTGGTTTGCCTAATGTACTGCATTATCATGCAGGCGTCTTAAAACAAAGCTGTGCTTCTAATAGTTTGCCTTTAGGGGTCATGGCTGGTAAAGATTTTAATGTGCCTTTTTATGAATGTACGATTAACCAAAATGATCAGTTGTTTGTATTTAGTGATGGTTTGACCGAAATGACGAATCCTCAGGGTGACATGCTAGAAGAAGAGGGCTTGCAGGCCTATCTTGAACAAGAGTATCAAAGTGGTTTACCGTTACATGCACAAATAGAAGCCTTTATTAATCGGTTTAGTCAACGCCAGCAATTTGATGATGACATTACCTTTTTGTCGTTCAAAACCTTAAGTTAA
- a CDS encoding CHASE domain-containing protein, whose product MLDKSLPASIPHSLHRWTPITSALLLFILITSFGLYRYFDSVTQLQHEMAQQLKSQNTQYTQAIQQVVQHNIYQLGLLASVLTQRTDFSQSEFVELSQKFLEHSPEIKAVEFLPKVLDKDRLTHEAEVQALGYPTYQISERNDKNAMVKRSVQAVYYPVMWVEPFLPNQKAHGFDVNSRPFNKVMIKQLSEGIPFLFSPPFQLVQEESNEKSVLLYMPVKEKATDALRGVVLFILRVPDILEASQLIARFSKPMGYDLKDITLYSVEVGDDSRLQKAIWLDNQMFKTEATVSKLGTIYPSYPISYRAVLGFGETQWEMNFKIDLQNNLKYQSQVTAFRQNIFLYLLFATLLGFFVYFSVRDFNRFLKLREQLEFEQDRVQALFYKSSDLYFLFSATGRLVEVNQSSCEVLGYRHDHLIDLKLEDYWVNPQSFLKNLEGLLVGETWEGETDLQNRDGSVVSVQCSVLKVEREGKSYYSCLAKDLTGYKNQVKALETAVEQSEKVGRLKSEFLANMSHELRTPLHGVLSFATLGETRADSEKIKSYFSAIRVSGERLLKLLTEILELAKLESTQMKFEFKSVEFNALVAACLREQNSEMARKNIRLEMRSSSTEMQVVCDDLRIHQVIANLLSNAIKFTPAYGLIEVKWSIKIDTPSVLVFYVYNEGEGIEEAELESIFDKFVQADKHAKLQMGTGLGLSICREIIKRHNGNIWAESKVGEYARFSFTLPLEGSPHLLLAEGAHLEHSKTP is encoded by the coding sequence ATGTTAGACAAATCTTTACCCGCATCCATACCGCATTCATTGCATCGATGGACACCGATTACGTCAGCCTTGTTGCTATTTATATTAATTACCAGTTTTGGATTGTATCGTTACTTTGACAGCGTCACTCAATTACAACACGAAATGGCGCAGCAGCTAAAATCGCAAAATACTCAGTATACCCAAGCCATTCAGCAGGTGGTTCAACATAATATTTATCAACTCGGGCTTTTGGCCTCCGTATTAACCCAGCGCACTGATTTTTCTCAATCTGAGTTTGTGGAGTTAAGTCAAAAATTTTTAGAGCATTCTCCAGAAATAAAGGCGGTTGAATTTCTGCCCAAAGTCTTGGATAAAGATCGTTTAACACATGAAGCAGAGGTACAAGCTTTAGGTTATCCAACCTATCAAATTTCTGAAAGAAACGATAAAAATGCGATGGTAAAGCGCAGTGTTCAGGCGGTTTATTATCCGGTTATGTGGGTTGAACCCTTTTTGCCCAATCAAAAAGCGCACGGGTTTGATGTCAACTCTCGACCATTTAATAAGGTGATGATTAAGCAGTTATCAGAGGGCATTCCTTTCTTGTTTTCACCACCATTTCAATTGGTGCAAGAAGAATCTAATGAAAAGTCCGTTTTGTTGTACATGCCCGTTAAAGAAAAAGCAACGGATGCACTGCGAGGCGTGGTGTTGTTTATTTTACGAGTGCCAGACATACTAGAGGCGAGCCAGCTCATTGCTAGGTTTTCTAAACCCATGGGATACGATTTAAAAGATATCACCCTTTATTCGGTTGAAGTCGGTGATGATTCTAGACTTCAAAAAGCCATTTGGTTGGATAATCAAATGTTTAAAACGGAAGCAACCGTTTCTAAACTAGGAACCATTTACCCAAGTTATCCCATCAGTTATCGGGCAGTGCTTGGCTTTGGTGAAACTCAGTGGGAAATGAATTTTAAAATCGATTTGCAGAATAATTTAAAGTATCAATCTCAAGTAACAGCGTTTCGCCAAAATATTTTTCTGTATTTGTTATTTGCGACCTTGTTAGGCTTTTTTGTATATTTTTCAGTTCGAGATTTTAACCGCTTTTTAAAACTTAGAGAGCAACTGGAATTTGAGCAAGATAGAGTTCAGGCACTATTTTATAAGTCTTCTGATTTGTATTTTTTATTCTCAGCGACCGGTCGTTTGGTTGAGGTCAATCAAAGTTCATGCGAAGTTTTGGGTTACCGTCATGACCACTTAATTGATTTAAAGTTGGAAGACTATTGGGTAAATCCTCAATCTTTCCTAAAAAACCTTGAGGGATTGTTGGTCGGTGAAACCTGGGAAGGCGAAACAGACTTACAAAATAGAGATGGTTCAGTGGTATCGGTTCAATGTTCAGTTTTAAAAGTTGAGCGAGAAGGCAAGTCTTACTACAGTTGCTTGGCCAAAGATTTAACCGGTTATAAAAACCAAGTTAAAGCTTTAGAAACAGCGGTAGAACAATCCGAAAAAGTAGGGCGTTTAAAATCAGAGTTTTTGGCCAATATGTCACATGAGTTGCGCACACCTTTGCATGGCGTATTGAGTTTTGCAACCTTAGGCGAAACCCGTGCGGACTCTGAAAAAATTAAGTCATATTTTTCAGCCATTCGAGTCAGTGGTGAGCGCCTTTTGAAACTTTTGACAGAGATTTTAGAGTTGGCAAAACTAGAATCAACGCAAATGAAATTTGAATTTAAAAGTGTAGAGTTTAATGCCTTAGTCGCGGCTTGTTTGCGAGAACAAAACAGTGAGATGGCGCGTAAAAATATTCGTTTAGAAATGCGCTCATCTTCCACGGAAATGCAGGTGGTCTGTGATGATTTACGTATTCATCAGGTGATTGCAAACTTATTATCTAACGCCATTAAATTTACCCCCGCATACGGCTTAATTGAAGTGAAATGGTCTATAAAAATAGACACACCTTCGGTTTTAGTATTTTATGTTTATAATGAAGGTGAAGGCATAGAAGAAGCGGAATTAGAGAGTATTTTTGATAAATTTGTACAGGCAGACAAGCATGCTAAACTGCAAATGGGCACGGGTTTAGGTTTGAGTATTTGTCGCGAAATCATTAAACGCCATAACGGAAATATATGGGCTGAATCGAAAGTTGGTGAATATGCTCGATTCAGTTTTACTCTACCCTTAGAAGGTAGTCCACACTTACTTTTAGCAGAAGGAGCGCATCTTGAACACTCAAAAACGCCATAA